The Argentina anserina chromosome 3, drPotAnse1.1, whole genome shotgun sequence genome includes a region encoding these proteins:
- the LOC126785649 gene encoding uncharacterized protein LOC126785649 isoform X3, protein MATPAYRDDLHTILSEQRHELMAAKTLDSDLDIAFSLQMQEAMSASLSHHPSSSSRPPPPPPLPLHDDTLDLSAALMLEDIEKFAQEYEDHERSLLEVRKAKEDLDRRIHDQNFAAEVRDAPEDYWSEYGDNYEKPYYADGGGSSSAAVESECLRLYCKGLVGEEVVRDSKVVVAGAGVAICDPRDNLIFEARKILEAFDGGVVMSNEAVEIEALIEGLNTALSLELRNVTFFCDGYMLYQYVTGRVVPGNSKMATLVNQLGLLRRKFEYCSPSLVARSDIKFAFQFAREAIVSQITWPAETSNGKSLKETCVICFEDTDVGKMFSIDGCLHRYCFTCMKQHVEVKLLNGQMAQCPHEGCKSEVNIESCAQFLAPKLVEVMSQRIKESSIPVTEKVYCPNPRCSALMSKQEVLQYTNSYYAGAEQSGARRCMKCHSYFCFNCKVPWHSNMTCYDYKRSHPYPRSEDQLLKSLATKKRWRQCVMCKNMVELAEGCYHITCRCGYEFCYTCGAEWDNKKPTCSCPIWDLRNIIREQPQQVLPIIREQPRQAPQQVQRPIRREHQRQGQPIGHHQPQRFQVQQPIIPQQVPYVIHEQPHQGHVRVQLQPNIQQQQRQPVVHEQPRQAQPIRREQPRQVRQQLGYNYFERPRQAQPIRREQPRQVRQQQGYNYYEPPRQAQPIRREQPRQVRQQQGYNYYEPPRQAQPIRREQPRQVRHEEPRQMHQHQDYDYYEQPGQVPPQDDYDDYDYYD, encoded by the exons ATGGCGACCCCGGCGTACAGAGACGACCTCCACACCATCCTCTCCGAGCAACGCCACGAACTCATGGCCGCCAAAACCCTAGACTCCGACCTCGACATCGCCTTCTCTCTCCAAATGCAGGAAGCCAtgtccgcctccctctcccaccacccctcctcctcctcccgcCCCCCTCCTCCGCCTCCGCTGCCCCTCCACGACGACACACTCGACCTCTCCGCCGCGCTCATGCTCGAAGACATCGAGAAATTCGCGCAGGAATACGAGGACCACGAGCGCTCCCTCCTCGAAGTCCGCAAGGCCAAGGAAGACCTCGACCGGAGAATCCACGACCAGAATTTCGCCGCCGAGGTCCGCGACGCGCCGGAGGACTACTGGAGCGAGTACGGCGATAACTACGAGAAGCCGTACTATGCCGACGGAGGCGGTTCGTCGTCGGCGGCGGTGGAGAGTGAGTGTTTGAGGCTGTATTGTAAGGGCTTGGTTGGAGAAGAGGTGGTTAGGGACTCGAAGGTGGTGGTGGCCGGAGCTGGGGTGGCGATATGTGATCCTAGAGATAATCTGATTTTCGAGGCGAGGAAGATTCTGGAGGCGTTTGATGGTGGTGTGGTGATGAGCAATGAGGCTGTGGAGATTGAGGCTCTAATTGAAGGGCTCAATACTGCTCTTAGTTTAGAATTGAGAAATGTGACATTTTTCTGTGATGGATACATGCTTTACCAATAT GTTACAGGCAGAGTAGTTCCTGGGAACAGCAAGATGGCAACATTAGTCAATCAACTGGGACTTCTACGAAGAAAATTTGAATATTGCAGCCCTTCTCTTGTGGCGCGTAGTGACATTAAGTTTGCATTTCAATTTGCAAGAGAGGCTATAGTTTCTCAAATCACCTGGCCCGCAGAAACTAGCAATGGGAAATCTTTGAAGGAAACTTGTGTAATCTGTTTTGAGGACACTGATGTTGGTAAAATGTTTTCAATTGATGGTTGTCTGCACAGATACTGCTTTACTTGCATGAAACAGCATGTAGAAGTTAAGTTGCTTAATGGGCAGATGGCACAGTGCCCTCATGAAGGCTGTAAATCTGAGGTCAATATTGAAAGCTGCGCACAATTCTTGGCACCTAAACTAGTTGAGGTTATGAGCCAAAGAATCAAAGAATCATCTATTCCTGTCACAGAGAAAGTTTATTGTCCAAATCCCAGGTGTTCTGCATTAATGTCCAAACAGGAGGTGTTGCAATATACAAACAGCTATTATGCCGGTGCTGAACAATCTGGAGCCAGGAGATGCATGAAATGCCATTcctatttttgttttaattgcAAAGTCCCATGGCATTCCAATATGACTTGCTATGATTACAAAAGATCACATCCTTATCCGCGTTCAGAAGATCAGTTGCTGAAATCTTTGGCTACAAAGAAACGCTGGCGCCAGTGTGTTATGTGCAAGAATATGGTAGAACTTGCAGAAGGTTGCTACCACATTACCTGCAG ATGTGGCTATGAGTTCTGCTATACTTGTGGAGCTGAATGGGATAACAAGAAACCAACATGTTCCTGCCCTATCTGGGATTTGCGCAACATTATACGTGAACAGCCACAACAAGTCCTGCCCATTATACGTGAGCAACCACGGCAGGCGCCCCAACAAGTGCAGCGTCCCATCAGACGTGAACACCAACGACAAGGACAGCCCATTGGACATCATCAACCTCAAAGATTTCAAGTGCAGCAGCCCATTATTCCACAACAAGTACCATATGTCATACATGAACAGCCACATCAAGGACATGTACGTGTGCAGCTGCAGCCCAATATACAGCAGCAGCAACGACAACCTGTTGTACACGAACAGCCACGACAGGCACAGCCCATTAGACGTGAACAGCCACGACAGGTACGGCAACAACTGGGTTATAACTACTTCGAACGACCAAGACAGGCACAGCCCATTAGACGTGAACAGCCACGACAGGTACGGCAACAACAGGGTTATAACTACTATGAACCGCCAAGACAGGCACAGCCCATTAGACGTGAGCAGCCACGACAG